In one Paenibacillus sp. JQZ6Y-1 genomic region, the following are encoded:
- a CDS encoding GNAT family N-acetyltransferase, whose product MSHSLSEHQPLDPLLLSFPEQWTSERLLIRAPRLGDGAVVNEAIVESETELPPWMPWVHPLPTLEQSEKNARQCHINFLARQDLVLYLFDRYTGQFIGSSGLHRINWELRSFELGYWVRSSQAGQGLITEAVHSISDFAIRYLHANRLEIRCDENNHASVAVARKAGFALEGKLRNARRDQQGRLGTTMIFSKVNGVEYQLDNVSIR is encoded by the coding sequence GTGAGTCATTCGTTATCGGAACACCAACCACTTGATCCGCTGCTGTTATCGTTTCCTGAGCAATGGACAAGTGAGCGGTTATTGATTCGTGCGCCACGTCTCGGTGATGGTGCAGTTGTGAATGAGGCGATTGTGGAAAGTGAGACCGAGTTGCCACCGTGGATGCCTTGGGTTCATCCTCTGCCTACTTTAGAGCAATCAGAAAAGAATGCACGGCAATGTCATATTAACTTTTTGGCGCGTCAGGATCTGGTGCTGTATCTATTTGATCGGTATACTGGGCAATTTATTGGCAGCAGTGGACTGCATCGTATCAATTGGGAGCTACGTAGCTTTGAACTGGGTTATTGGGTCCGATCATCGCAGGCGGGTCAAGGCTTGATTACAGAAGCGGTACATAGCATTAGTGACTTTGCGATTCGATATCTACACGCCAATCGTCTTGAGATTCGCTGTGACGAGAACAATCATGCGAGTGTAGCAGTTGCTCGTAAAGCTGGTTTTGCATTGGAAGGCAAATTGCGTAATGCAAGACGAGATCAGCAGGGAAGGCTGGGTACTACGATGATTTTCTCCAAAGTGAATGGTGTGGAGTATCAATTGGATAACGTATCTATTCGGTGA
- a CDS encoding GNAT family N-acetyltransferase → MATHQLPIGKESVMPSTQPTFEIVAANASHAMDLAHMNAEFNDLNRDPAEIAQHLENGNEIVLVAVVDGQAIGFICAQTYTSFCYDHPYAEIMELYIRQPFRRKGIGLALLRAIEQALYKQGVLHVKLLTGLNNIAAWQTYQSAGYTREEHDVVFSRKLTLDNR, encoded by the coding sequence ATGGCTACGCATCAATTACCAATAGGAAAGGAGTCGGTTATGCCTTCAACTCAGCCTACATTTGAAATTGTTGCGGCAAATGCCTCGCATGCTATGGATCTGGCACATATGAATGCTGAATTTAATGATTTGAATCGAGATCCAGCAGAGATAGCGCAACATTTGGAAAACGGAAATGAGATCGTATTGGTTGCTGTAGTGGATGGACAAGCCATTGGATTTATTTGTGCGCAGACGTATACTTCGTTTTGTTATGATCATCCGTATGCGGAAATTATGGAATTGTATATTCGTCAACCTTTTCGACGTAAAGGAATAGGTCTAGCTCTACTACGCGCTATAGAACAAGCATTGTATAAGCAAGGTGTTTTACACGTCAAACTGTTGACTGGACTAAACAATATAGCAGCATGGCAGACGTATCAAAGCGCTGGTTATACGCGTGAAGAGCATGACGTTGTTTTTAGCCGTAAACTGACACTAGACAATCGATAA